A single Drosophila ananassae strain 14024-0371.13 chromosome 3L, ASM1763931v2, whole genome shotgun sequence DNA region contains:
- the LOC6495165 gene encoding nischarin, with protein sequence MACYYRQHEDSSVTVPKFCNETSVGVTYYDIKVRVGRVEWLVERRYKDFAQLHDKLVEEVAISKKLLPPKKLVGNKQPAFLEQRREQLETYLQELLIYFRTELPRALAEFLDFNKYDIIYLLQDLAKLFHESGDALLSSKKEYNLSALEVFAISERLSLPCPPSPGKYDFSHVLDFCTQLVSLVVTPVKDNSSFTQDYNTVDVPIGRSNIIPNRLKFNLNAFRNLKTLRFSALSTENIVDVELLKPTLQTICVHNTTIQNINQVLLCDNLHKHCDVPSLLPEEISSTACGASESNGSLVTADAWQELTELDLTGNLLTQIDGSVRTAPKLRYLVLEQNRIRNVQNLSELPHLQLLSLSGNLISECVDWHLTMGNLVTLKLAQNKLKTLSGLRKLLSLVNLDLSSNQIEELDEVDHIANLPLLETLRLTGNPLAGSVDYRPRVLARFHERAAELSLDNEPGTQLELDTALVLSALLKSKQRAKQK encoded by the exons ATGGCTTGCTACTACAGGCAGCACGAGGACTCTTCGGTGACAGTGCCGAAATTCTGCAACGAAACATCCGTCGGAGTGACCTACTATGACATAAAAGTGCGGGTGGGCCGGGTGGAATGgctggtggagcggcgctacAAAGATTTCGCCCAGCTCCACGACAAGCTAGTCGAGGAAGTGGCGATTAGCAAGAAGCTGCTGCCGCCTAAAAAG CTCGTGGGGAACAAGCAGCCCGCTTTTTTGGAACAACGCCGCGAACAACTGGAGACCTACTTGCAGGAACTGCTCATCTACTTCCGCACGGAGCTGCCCCGCGCATTAGCCGAGTTCCTCGACTTCAACAAGTACGATATAATCTATCTACTGCAGGATCTTGCCAAGCTTTTCCATGAGAGCGGGGATGCACTTCTCAGCTCCAAAAAAGAGTACAACCTTTCGGCCCTGGAG GTCTTCGCTATAAGTGAACGTCTGAGTCTTCCATGTCCACCCAGCCCGGGAAAATATGATTTCTCGCATGTGCTAGACTTCTGCACCCAACTAGTGTCGCTGGTGGTGACCCCAGTTAAAGATAATTCCAGCTTCACGCAGGACTACAACACAGTCGATGTGCCTATAGGACGGAGCAACATTATCCCCAATAGACTTAAGTTTAATTTGAACGCTTTTCGAAATCTCAAGACGCTCCGATTCTCGGCCCTGTCCACGGAGAACATTGTGGACGTGGAGTTGCTCAAGCCGACGCTACAGACAATCTGTGTGCACAACACAACCATCCAGAATATCAACCAAGTGCTGCTCTGCGACAATCTCCACAAGCACTGTGATGTGCCAAGCCTGCTACCGGAGGAGATATCTTCAACTGCATGTGGTGCGTCCGAGTCCAATGGCTCCTTGGTCACTGCCGACGCTTGGCAGGAGCTCACCGAGTTGGACTTAACCGGCAATCTGCTAACGCAAATAGATGGTAGTGTCAGGACGGCACCCAAGCTTCGTTATCTGGTGCTCGAACAGAATCGCATTCGAAACGTCCAGAATCTTTCAGAGCTTCCCCATCTGCAGCTGCTCTCCCTGTCCGGCAATCTCATCAGCGAGTGCGTGGACTGGCACCTGACGATGGGGAATCTTGTTACCTTGAAGTTGGCTCAAAATAAACTGAAGACTTTGAGTGGTTTGCGGAAGCTGCTGTCGTTGGTCAACCTGGACTTGAGCAGCAATCAGATCGAAGAGCTCGATGAGGTTGATCATATTGCCAATCTTCCCCTGCTGGAGACACTGCGGCTTACTGGTAATCCCCTGGCAGGAAGTGTAG ACTACCGTCCCCGGGTTCTAGCGCGGTTTCATGAACGCGCCGCGGAACTATCATTGGACAACGAACCGGGCACTCAGCTGGAGCTGGACACTGCTCTGGTTCTATCTGCCCTGTTGAAGTCCAAGCAGCGGGCCAAACAGAAATGA
- the LOC116654700 gene encoding ankyrin repeat and LEM domain-containing protein 1 yields the protein MSKFLVFYSIESSLLQPSNHVSKVVNVRGLTHSLGTLHKRRTNFSPELEKTLHSENNYRSIKQLACYVREHSKWFRKNDKFNLNYFNYLLLDPRVTNKLSERAGHLHKMDVWYTFLRSIFYVGKGKALRPLVHLKQAKQVLQNNHEVTLAKDPKLALIVSIWKAERGVLLLPAFRGISSHDAQTREASMIDALGMNHLANRRLGVYWGPAKDKFTRKQRKYMGIALLYKLMLRFLATDEKELFPDVDKKSLIFKSAMTS from the coding sequence ATGTCAAAATTCTTAGTATTTTATAGCATCGAGAGTAGTCTCTTGCAGCCCAGTAACCATGTATCGAAGGTGGTAAACGTTCGGGGCCTTACACACTCACTAGGTACGCTCCACAAGAGGCGCACCAACTTCTCGCCAGAGCTGGAAAAAACCCTTCACTCGGAGAACAATTATAGGAGCATTAAACAGCTCGCCTGTTACGTGCGAGAGCACAGTAAATGGTTTAGAAAAAATGACAAATTCAACCTCAATTACTTCAACTATCTGCTCTTGGATCCGCGAGTAACAAACAAGCTGAGCGAGCGGGCGGGTCATCTACACAAGATGGACGTGTGGTATACCTTCCTGCGCTCCATATTCTACGTTGGCAAGGGCAAGGCTCTGCGTCCGTTGGTTCATCTCAAGCAGGCCAAGCAAGTGCTGCAAAATAACCACGAAGTAACGCTGGCCAAGGACCCAAAGTTGGCGCTAATCGTGTCGATCTGGAAAGCAGAGCGTGGTGTCTTGCTGCTGCCTGCATTCCGGGGTATATCGTCGCATGATGCGCAGACCCGTGAGGCATCCATGATTGATGCACTTGGCATGAATCACTTGGCCAACAGGCGGTTGGGCGTCTACTGGGGTCCGGCCAAAGACAAGTTTACGAGAAAGCAGCGAAAGTACATGGGGATAGCATTGCTGTACAAGCTAATGCTCCGCTTTCTGGCCACCGATGAAAAGGAGTTGTTCCCGGACGTTGACAAAAAATCACTCATCTTCAAATCTGCAATGACTTcttaa